In a single window of the Serratia quinivorans genome:
- the purL_2 gene encoding Phosphoribosylformylglycinamidine synthase, which translates to MFAQANSEHCRHKIFNADWIIDGEQQPKSLFKMIKNTFEQTPDYVLSAYKDNAAVMEGSQVGRFFAAPESGQYDYHQEAAHILMKVETHNHPTAISPWPGAATGSGGEIRDEGATGRGAKPKAGLVGFSVSNLRIPGFEQPWEQDFGKPDRIVTALDIMTDGPLGGAAFNNEFGRPALVGYFRTYEEQVNSHNGVELRGYHKPIMLAGGIGNIRADHVQKAEITVGAKLVVLGGPAMNIGLGGGAASSMASGQSDADLDFASVQRDNPEMERRCQEVIDRCWQLGEQNPILFIHDVGAGGLSNAMPELVSDGGRGGRFELRDILNDEPGMSPLEVWCNESQERYVMAIAPAQMAQFDEICRRERAPYAVIGEATEEQHLTLNDSHFDNQPIDMPLDVLLGKTPKMTRDVTRLQAKGQPLQRDEITLNDAVNRVLHLPAVAEKTFLITIGDRTVTGMVARDQMVGPWQIPVADCAVTTASLDSYYGEAMSIGERAPVALLDFAASGRLAVGEALTNLAATEIGSLKRVKLSANWMAAAGHPGEDAGLYEAVKAVGEELCPALGITIPVGKDSMSMKTRWQEGNEQREMTSPLSLVITGFARVEDVRHTVTPQLRTDKGDSALLLIDLGNGHNALGATALAQVYRQLGDKPADVRNVEQLAGFFNAMQQLVADRALLAYHDRSDGGLLVTLAEMAFAGHCGVQVDIKALGDDALAALFNEELGAVIQVTADQLAAVQQVFAQHGLTDNVHHIGSVQTGDRFVITQGDKAVYSESRATLRTWWAETTWQMQRLRDNPECADQEHQAKQDERDPGLNVKLSFAPEEDIAAPYIAKGARPKVAVLREQGVNSHVEMAAAFHRAGFDAVDVHMSDLLEGRRDLQDFHTLVACGGFSYGDVLGAGEGWAKSILFNDRVRDEFESFFHRPQTLALGVCNGCQMMSNLRDLIPGAEHWPRFVRNLSDRFEARFSLVEVAASPSLFMQGMAGSRMPIAVSHGEGYVEVRDAAHLAALEHHNLVALRFVDNAGQVTETYPANPNGSPNGITAVTSSNGRATVMMPHPERVFRTVSNSWHPEEWGEDSPWMRMFRNARKQLG; encoded by the coding sequence ATGTTCGCGCAGGCCAACTCCGAGCACTGCCGCCATAAAATTTTCAATGCCGATTGGATCATCGACGGCGAACAGCAACCGAAGTCGCTGTTCAAAATGATCAAAAATACCTTCGAACAGACGCCGGATTACGTGTTGTCGGCATATAAAGACAACGCGGCCGTGATGGAAGGCTCGCAGGTCGGTCGGTTCTTCGCCGCACCGGAAAGCGGCCAGTATGACTACCATCAGGAAGCCGCTCATATCCTGATGAAGGTGGAAACTCATAACCACCCAACGGCGATCTCCCCATGGCCGGGTGCGGCTACCGGCTCCGGCGGTGAGATCCGTGACGAAGGCGCGACTGGTCGCGGTGCCAAACCCAAGGCCGGTCTGGTGGGCTTCTCGGTTTCCAACCTGCGTATTCCCGGTTTTGAACAGCCATGGGAGCAGGATTTCGGCAAGCCAGACCGCATTGTGACGGCACTGGACATCATGACCGACGGCCCATTGGGCGGTGCGGCGTTCAATAACGAATTCGGCCGTCCGGCGCTGGTGGGGTATTTCCGTACCTATGAAGAGCAGGTCAACAGCCATAACGGCGTCGAGCTGCGTGGCTACCACAAGCCGATCATGCTGGCGGGCGGTATCGGTAACATCCGTGCCGACCACGTACAAAAAGCTGAAATCACCGTCGGTGCCAAACTGGTGGTGCTGGGTGGCCCGGCGATGAATATCGGCCTGGGCGGCGGCGCGGCATCATCCATGGCCTCTGGCCAGTCTGATGCCGATCTGGATTTCGCCTCGGTACAGCGCGACAACCCGGAAATGGAACGTCGTTGCCAGGAAGTGATCGACCGCTGCTGGCAGTTGGGCGAACAAAACCCGATTCTGTTTATCCACGATGTCGGTGCCGGTGGCTTGTCCAACGCCATGCCTGAACTGGTCAGCGACGGTGGCCGCGGTGGTCGTTTCGAACTGCGCGATATTCTGAACGACGAACCGGGCATGAGTCCGCTGGAAGTCTGGTGTAATGAATCGCAGGAACGCTATGTGATGGCGATTGCACCGGCGCAGATGGCGCAGTTTGACGAGATTTGCCGCCGTGAGCGTGCGCCTTATGCGGTGATCGGTGAAGCCACCGAAGAACAACATTTGACGCTGAACGACAGCCATTTCGACAACCAGCCAATCGACATGCCGCTGGACGTGCTGCTGGGCAAAACGCCGAAGATGACGCGTGACGTGACTCGTTTGCAGGCCAAAGGCCAGCCGCTGCAGCGTGACGAGATCACCCTGAATGATGCAGTCAACCGCGTACTGCATCTGCCGGCGGTTGCAGAGAAAACCTTCCTGATCACCATTGGCGACCGTACCGTGACCGGTATGGTGGCACGCGATCAGATGGTCGGCCCGTGGCAGATCCCGGTGGCCGACTGTGCGGTTACCACCGCCAGCCTGGACAGCTATTATGGTGAAGCAATGTCGATCGGCGAACGTGCGCCGGTAGCCCTGCTGGACTTCGCTGCCTCTGGCCGCCTGGCGGTCGGGGAAGCGCTGACCAACCTGGCCGCGACCGAAATCGGTTCGCTCAAGCGCGTGAAGCTTTCCGCTAACTGGATGGCGGCAGCCGGTCACCCGGGTGAAGATGCCGGTCTGTATGAAGCGGTGAAAGCGGTGGGCGAAGAACTCTGTCCGGCGCTGGGGATCACTATTCCAGTGGGCAAAGACTCGATGTCGATGAAAACCCGCTGGCAGGAAGGCAACGAACAGCGCGAAATGACCTCGCCGCTGTCACTGGTGATCACCGGTTTTGCTCGTGTAGAAGATGTCCGCCACACCGTGACGCCACAACTGCGTACCGATAAGGGCGACAGCGCACTGCTGCTGATCGACCTGGGTAACGGCCATAACGCGCTGGGTGCCACTGCGTTGGCGCAGGTTTATCGTCAACTGGGCGACAAACCGGCCGACGTGCGCAACGTTGAGCAGTTGGCGGGCTTCTTTAACGCCATGCAGCAGTTGGTGGCCGATCGCGCGCTGCTGGCTTACCATGACCGTTCCGACGGCGGCCTGCTGGTCACGTTGGCGGAAATGGCGTTTGCCGGCCACTGCGGCGTGCAGGTGGATATCAAAGCGCTGGGCGACGATGCGCTGGCTGCGCTGTTCAACGAAGAGTTGGGCGCAGTGATCCAGGTTACGGCTGACCAGCTTGCAGCGGTACAGCAGGTATTTGCTCAGCACGGCCTGACGGACAATGTTCATCACATCGGCAGCGTGCAGACTGGCGATCGCTTTGTGATCACACAGGGCGATAAAGCGGTATACAGCGAAAGCCGCGCCACGCTGCGCACCTGGTGGGCGGAAACCACCTGGCAGATGCAGCGCCTGCGTGATAACCCGGAATGTGCCGATCAGGAACACCAGGCCAAGCAGGATGAGCGCGACCCTGGTCTGAACGTCAAACTGAGCTTTGCTCCGGAAGAAGACATTGCTGCGCCGTACATCGCCAAGGGCGCACGTCCTAAAGTGGCGGTACTGCGTGAGCAGGGGGTTAACTCTCACGTTGAGATGGCGGCAGCATTCCATCGCGCCGGTTTTGATGCGGTAGACGTGCATATGAGCGATTTGCTGGAAGGCCGTCGCGACCTGCAGGACTTCCATACGCTGGTGGCCTGCGGTGGCTTCTCGTACGGTGACGTACTGGGCGCCGGTGAAGGCTGGGCGAAGTCGATTCTGTTCAACGATCGCGTCCGTGACGAGTTCGAATCCTTCTTCCACCGTCCGCAGACCCTGGCGTTGGGCGTGTGTAACGGTTGCCAGATGATGTCGAACCTGCGCGACCTGATCCCTGGGGCTGAACATTGGCCGCGTTTCGTACGCAATTTGTCAGACCGTTTTGAAGCGCGTTTCAGCCTGGTGGAAGTGGCGGCCAGCCCGTCGCTGTTCATGCAGGGTATGGCGGGTTCACGCATGCCGATCGCCGTCTCGCACGGTGAAGGGTACGTCGAGGTGCGCGATGCTGCACATCTGGCGGCTCTGGAGCACCATAACCTGGTGGCGTTGCGCTTTGTCGATAATGCCGGTCAGGTCACGGAAACCTACCCAGCCAACCCGAACGGTTCACCGAACGGGATCACCGCAGTGACCAGCAGCAATGGCCGCGCGACGGTGATGATGCCGCATCCGGAGCGGGTATTCCGCACCGTCAGCAACTCGTGGCATCCGGAAGAGTGGGGCGAAGACAGTCCGTGGATGCGTATGTTCCGCAACGCCCGTAAGCAACTGGGTTAA
- a CDS encoding transposase, IS605 OrfB family, producing the protein MLRATKVRIYPTPEQAAFINAQFGAVRFAYNKALHIKKQAYKRHGVNLSPRKDLKPLLAVAKKSRKYLWLKEYDSIALQQAVINLDAAFAHFFNPKLKARFPVFKRKHGRQSSYHCVGVKVLDGAIKIPKIPPIAARLHRETAGTLKSMTLSRSATGKFYASILCDDGTKVPAKLTRISCVTGLDMGLTHYVIKSDGKKITNPRYLINGSLNLRRKQKALSRKQKGSANRRKSRVQLAAVHERVASARADFQHKLSRAMVDENQAIIVETLKTANMMKNRRLARAIGDAGWNGFITKLEYKAAEKGVHLVKLDPWFASSKTCHCCGHKMSEMPLHKRIWQCPECGIEHDRDVNAAINIQRQGIMELQAAGLVVSAHGGQRKSVVQTVAA; encoded by the coding sequence ATGTTAAGAGCCACAAAAGTACGCATCTATCCGACACCGGAACAGGCCGCATTCATTAATGCCCAGTTTGGCGCGGTTCGATTTGCGTATAACAAAGCTCTGCATATCAAAAAACAGGCGTACAAACGGCACGGTGTTAACTTAAGCCCCCGCAAAGACCTGAAGCCTCTGCTGGCCGTGGCGAAAAAATCCCGCAAGTACCTATGGCTTAAAGAATATGATTCAATCGCCTTACAGCAGGCTGTCATTAATCTTGATGCGGCCTTTGCCCATTTTTTTAATCCGAAGCTGAAAGCGCGCTTTCCTGTTTTTAAGAGAAAACACGGCAGACAGTCTAGCTATCATTGTGTCGGTGTTAAGGTGCTCGACGGCGCAATCAAAATCCCGAAAATCCCGCCGATTGCAGCACGTTTGCATCGTGAAACCGCAGGCACGCTGAAAAGTATGACGTTGAGTCGTTCCGCCACAGGGAAATTTTATGCGTCGATACTCTGTGATGATGGTACGAAAGTACCAGCGAAGCTAACCCGAATATCCTGTGTTACCGGGCTGGATATGGGGCTGACGCATTACGTTATCAAATCGGACGGCAAAAAGATCACCAATCCACGCTACCTTATCAATGGCAGTCTCAATCTGCGCAGAAAGCAGAAAGCGTTATCCCGTAAGCAAAAGGGGAGCGCCAATCGGCGAAAATCCCGGGTGCAGCTTGCGGCGGTGCACGAACGAGTCGCCTCTGCCCGTGCAGATTTCCAACATAAATTATCTCGCGCAATGGTTGACGAAAACCAAGCGATCATTGTCGAGACGCTGAAAACGGCGAATATGATGAAAAATCGCAGGCTGGCACGCGCCATTGGGGACGCAGGCTGGAATGGATTCATTACAAAGCTGGAATATAAGGCAGCAGAGAAAGGTGTACATCTGGTCAAACTGGATCCATGGTTTGCCAGTTCGAAAACCTGTCATTGCTGCGGTCACAAAATGTCGGAGATGCCGTTACATAAGCGTATTTGGCAATGTCCTGAGTGTGGAATAGAACATGATCGTGATGTAAATGCGGCAATCAATATCCAGCGCCAGGGGATAATGGAATTACAGGCGGCGGGGCTCGTCGTTTCTGCCCATGGAGGCCAGCGTAAATCCGTCGTACAGACGGTAGCGGCCTGA
- the glrK gene encoding Sensor histidine kinase GlrK encodes MISLKRWRLFPRSLRQLVLMAFLLVLLPLLVLAYQAYQSLDHLSAQAADINRTTLVDARRSEAMTSVALEMERSYRQYCVLVDPTLARLYQNQRKQYSQMLDAHAPILPDERYYQTLRDLLTQLAAIKCQSSGPDAQASTLLESFSRSNAEMVQATRAVVFSRGQQLQQAIAERGQFFGWQALMLFLVSVMLVVLFTRMIIGPVKAVERMINRLGEGRALGSTDSFKGPRELRSLAQRIIWLSERLAWLESQRHEFLRHISHELKTPLASMREGTELLADEVAGPLTSDQKEVVTILDGSSRHLQQLIEQLLDYNRKLADGPAEHENVELKEMVEMVVAAHSLPARAKLIRTEIQLDAEICWAEPTLLMRVLDNLYSNAVHYGKESGNIWIRSRQVGQRVQIDVANSGTPIPEAERTMIFEPFFQGSHQRKGAVKGSGLGLSIAQDCIRRMRGELQLVEVAGTDVCFRIELPLTAENE; translated from the coding sequence ATGATTTCATTGAAAAGATGGCGTTTATTTCCCCGATCGCTGCGCCAACTGGTGCTGATGGCGTTCCTGCTGGTGCTGCTGCCACTGCTGGTGCTGGCCTATCAGGCTTACCAGAGCCTGGATCACCTCAGCGCGCAGGCGGCAGACATCAACCGCACCACGCTGGTGGATGCGCGACGCAGTGAGGCAATGACCAGCGTGGCGCTGGAAATGGAACGCAGTTACCGCCAGTATTGCGTACTGGTCGATCCCACTCTGGCGCGGTTGTACCAAAACCAGCGCAAACAGTATTCACAGATGCTCGATGCCCACGCGCCGATCCTGCCGGATGAACGCTATTATCAAACCTTGCGCGATCTGCTGACCCAGCTTGCGGCGATTAAATGCCAAAGCAGCGGCCCGGACGCACAGGCTTCGACGTTGCTGGAGTCATTCTCGCGTTCCAATGCCGAAATGGTGCAGGCCACGCGCGCCGTGGTGTTCTCTCGCGGCCAGCAGTTACAGCAGGCGATTGCCGAGCGCGGTCAGTTCTTCGGCTGGCAGGCATTGATGCTGTTTCTGGTCAGCGTAATGCTGGTGGTGTTATTCACCCGGATGATTATCGGCCCGGTAAAAGCGGTAGAGCGAATGATCAACCGCCTGGGGGAAGGTCGGGCGTTGGGCAGTACCGACTCTTTCAAAGGACCGCGTGAACTGCGTTCTCTGGCTCAGCGCATTATTTGGCTGAGTGAACGTCTGGCGTGGCTGGAGTCGCAGCGCCATGAGTTCCTGCGCCATATCTCGCATGAGCTGAAGACGCCGTTGGCCAGCATGCGTGAGGGCACCGAATTGCTGGCGGACGAAGTGGCCGGTCCGCTGACCTCCGATCAGAAAGAGGTGGTAACCATTCTCGACGGCAGCAGCCGTCACCTGCAGCAACTGATTGAACAACTGCTGGATTACAACCGCAAACTGGCCGATGGCCCGGCAGAGCATGAGAATGTCGAGCTGAAAGAGATGGTCGAAATGGTGGTGGCGGCACACAGTTTGCCGGCCCGGGCAAAATTGATCCGCACCGAGATCCAATTGGATGCGGAAATATGCTGGGCAGAGCCTACGCTATTAATGCGCGTGCTGGATAATCTCTACTCCAATGCGGTGCACTACGGCAAGGAATCCGGTAACATTTGGATCCGCAGCCGTCAGGTTGGGCAACGGGTGCAGATTGATGTCGCCAACAGCGGCACGCCGATCCCCGAAGCCGAGAGAACCATGATTTTTGAGCCTTTTTTCCAGGGTAGTCACCAGCGAAAAGGGGCGGTAAAAGGAAGCGGTCTGGGGCTGAGCATTGCGCAGGATTGTATCCGCCGCATGCGTGGCGAACTGCAGTTGGTTGAAGTCGCCGGCACCGACGTCTGCTTCCGTATTGAATTGCCATTAACCGCCGAGAATGAATAA
- the qseG gene encoding Quorum-sensing regulator protein G precursor → MYTWSKRLRLSQTERSPRATQGTPLGKRRFSFLGSVLFMPFLLAGCVDRAVSGGLNQPQQEAIPDTKVVDYRIAACDSLWPLDEKDALNNSLYWLRAMDCADRIGSTQARALAKTLPGNSWDGIFKQSILLASAEPTSGERRQMIDRLNSYRMEFPSSLRPLLQLWRQQQVLQITLFDEKARYQHLQESSDSQIDTLRQSQIRLQAQLQDTSRKLENLTDIERQLSSRKQMQSDIPDNGGTQQKTDATGKKVAPAKAAESDAEPEKGTALPVEPEDTYAPPPANKESHAQ, encoded by the coding sequence ATGTACACATGGTCTAAACGCCTTCGTCTCTCGCAGACCGAACGTTCACCGCGTGCCACACAGGGCACGCCGCTCGGCAAGCGTCGATTTTCCTTTTTAGGCAGCGTTCTTTTTATGCCGTTTCTGTTGGCGGGTTGCGTCGATCGTGCGGTTAGCGGTGGCCTGAATCAGCCGCAGCAGGAAGCGATCCCGGACACCAAAGTGGTGGATTATCGCATCGCAGCCTGCGACAGCCTGTGGCCGCTCGACGAAAAAGACGCGTTGAATAACTCACTTTACTGGCTGCGAGCCATGGACTGTGCCGATCGTATCGGTTCAACCCAGGCGCGTGCGCTGGCGAAAACCCTGCCTGGTAACAGCTGGGACGGTATTTTCAAGCAAAGTATCCTGTTGGCCAGTGCCGAGCCGACCTCTGGCGAACGTCGCCAGATGATCGACCGTCTGAACAGTTACCGCATGGAGTTCCCAAGCTCACTGCGCCCGCTGTTGCAGCTGTGGCGTCAACAGCAGGTACTGCAGATCACCCTGTTTGATGAAAAGGCGCGCTATCAGCACCTGCAGGAAAGCTCCGACAGCCAGATAGATACGCTGCGTCAGAGCCAGATACGTTTACAGGCACAGTTGCAGGATACCTCGCGCAAGCTGGAAAACCTGACCGATATTGAACGCCAGCTCTCTTCGCGCAAGCAGATGCAGAGTGACATCCCGGACAACGGCGGCACGCAGCAAAAAACTGACGCCACGGGCAAGAAAGTTGCGCCGGCCAAGGCAGCAGAATCGGATGCTGAACCTGAGAAGGGTACCGCTTTACCGGTGGAGCCGGAAGATACCTACGCGCCGCCCCCCGCTAACAAGGAGTCTCACGCGCAATGA
- the qseF gene encoding Quorum-sensing regulator protein F has product MTARKPANLLLVDDDPSLLKLLGMRLTSEGFHVTTAESGQEALRLLGREKIDLVISDLRMDEMDGMALFAEIQKHQPGMPVIILTAHGSIPDAVAATQQGVFSFLTKPVDRDALYKAIDDALSLSLPAGDDSWREDIVTRSPIMLRLLEQAKMVAQSDVSVLINGHSGTGKEVLAQAIHGASPRGKKAFIAINCGALPEQLLESELFGHAKGAFTGAVSSREGLFQAAAGGTLFLDEIGDMPLSLQVKLLRVLQERKVRPLGSNRDLDIDVRIISATHRDLQKAMAKNEFREDLYYRLNVVNLKIPALNERAEDIPLLANHLLRESAKRHKPFVRSFSTDAMKRLMTATWPGNVRQLVNVIEQCVALTSAPVISEALVEQALEGENTALPTFVEARNQFELHYLRKLLQITKGNVTQAARMAGRNRTEFYKLLSRHELDANDFKE; this is encoded by the coding sequence ATGACCGCACGCAAACCGGCCAATTTGTTATTGGTTGACGACGATCCCAGCCTGCTTAAGCTGCTGGGGATGCGCCTGACCAGCGAAGGTTTTCATGTCACCACCGCCGAAAGCGGCCAGGAAGCGCTGCGCCTGTTAGGGCGTGAGAAGATTGATCTGGTGATCAGCGATCTGCGGATGGATGAAATGGACGGCATGGCGCTGTTTGCCGAAATCCAGAAGCATCAGCCCGGCATGCCGGTGATCATTCTTACCGCCCATGGTTCAATCCCGGACGCGGTGGCGGCTACCCAGCAAGGGGTGTTCAGCTTCCTGACCAAACCGGTGGATCGTGATGCGCTGTATAAAGCCATCGACGATGCCCTATCGCTGTCACTGCCGGCCGGTGATGACAGTTGGCGTGAAGACATCGTCACCCGCAGCCCGATTATGCTGCGCCTGCTGGAGCAGGCAAAAATGGTGGCGCAGTCGGACGTCAGCGTATTGATTAACGGCCACAGCGGCACCGGTAAAGAGGTGTTGGCACAGGCGATCCACGGCGCCAGTCCTCGCGGTAAAAAGGCGTTTATCGCCATTAACTGTGGGGCGTTGCCGGAGCAACTGCTGGAGTCCGAGCTGTTTGGCCATGCCAAAGGGGCCTTTACCGGCGCGGTCAGCAGCCGCGAAGGGCTGTTCCAGGCGGCTGCCGGCGGCACGCTGTTCCTCGACGAGATCGGCGATATGCCGCTTTCGCTGCAGGTCAAGCTGTTGCGCGTATTGCAGGAGCGCAAGGTGCGCCCGCTGGGTAGCAACCGCGATCTGGACATCGACGTCCGCATTATTTCCGCCACTCACCGCGATCTGCAAAAGGCGATGGCGAAAAACGAATTCCGCGAGGATTTGTACTACCGCCTGAACGTGGTGAACCTGAAGATCCCGGCGTTGAATGAGCGTGCCGAGGATATCCCGCTGCTGGCCAATCATCTGCTGCGCGAATCGGCCAAGCGACACAAACCCTTCGTTCGCAGCTTCTCAACGGACGCCATGAAACGCCTGATGACCGCCACCTGGCCGGGCAACGTGCGCCAACTGGTGAACGTCATCGAGCAGTGTGTGGCCCTGACTTCTGCGCCGGTGATCAGCGAAGCGCTGGTTGAGCAGGCGTTGGAAGGGGAAAATACCGCCTTGCCGACCTTTGTCGAGGCACGCAATCAGTTTGAATTGCACTATCTGCGCAAGCTGTTGCAGATCACCAAGGGTAACGTGACCCAGGCCGCGCGCATGGCAGGCCGCAACCGTACCGAGTTTTATAAATTGCTGTCGCGTCATGAACTGGACGCCAACGATTTTAAAGAATGA
- the nadE gene encoding Glutamine-dependent NAD(+) synthetase, with amino-acid sequence MSRSLSIALAQLNLLVGDIEGNTERMLQTVQEQQKAGADLVMFTELALSGYPPEDLLYRNDFYQRCDAQLQRLQQASAEVAILVGHPWREDDKLYNALSLFSEGQLLARYFKQQLPNYGVFDEKRYFQAGSETCVVELKGYQLGLLICEDLWFPGPVDAAKAAGAEMILSINASPYNREKPYIRKTLMAGHCQRTHLPLVYLNQIGGQDELIFDGCSKVFDAAGNMTHRLTAFAEQVTLLELNELEVVPMTAPAAELPQLAQVYEALVLAVRDYVTKNGFKGAVLGLSGGIDSALTLAIAVDALGKDKVQALMMPFRYTADISIADAKEEAEILGIEFDIVSIEPMFDAFMGQLTPMFAGTERDTTEENLQARCRGVVLMALSNKRRSIVLTTGNKSEMAVGYATLYGDMAGGFDVLKDVPKTLVFKLSEYRNTVSYVIPQRVIDRPPSAELAPDQLDQDSLPPYDILDAILEGYVERDKSVADLVAEGFDEAIVRKVIRLVDINEYKRRQAAVGPRITARNFGKDRRYPITSGFGRKNW; translated from the coding sequence ATGAGCAGATCACTTTCCATCGCACTGGCCCAGCTGAATCTGCTGGTCGGTGACATTGAAGGCAACACCGAGCGCATGTTGCAAACCGTGCAAGAGCAGCAGAAGGCGGGAGCCGATCTGGTCATGTTCACCGAGTTGGCGCTCTCCGGCTATCCGCCGGAAGACCTGCTGTACCGCAACGATTTTTACCAGCGCTGTGACGCGCAGCTGCAACGTCTGCAGCAGGCATCTGCCGAGGTCGCCATTCTGGTTGGCCATCCGTGGCGCGAAGACGACAAGCTGTATAATGCGCTGTCGCTGTTTTCTGAAGGGCAGTTGCTGGCGCGTTACTTCAAGCAGCAGTTGCCGAACTACGGCGTTTTCGATGAGAAACGCTACTTCCAGGCCGGTAGTGAAACCTGCGTGGTTGAGCTGAAAGGCTATCAATTGGGCCTGCTGATTTGCGAAGATTTGTGGTTCCCAGGGCCGGTCGATGCCGCCAAGGCGGCCGGTGCCGAAATGATTTTGTCGATCAACGCCTCGCCGTACAACCGCGAAAAACCGTATATCCGCAAAACGTTAATGGCCGGCCATTGCCAACGTACCCATCTGCCGCTGGTGTATCTGAACCAGATTGGCGGGCAGGATGAGCTGATTTTCGACGGTTGTTCGAAGGTGTTCGATGCGGCCGGCAATATGACCCATCGCCTGACGGCGTTTGCCGAGCAGGTGACCCTGCTTGAGCTCAATGAGCTGGAGGTGGTGCCAATGACCGCCCCGGCGGCCGAGCTGCCGCAGTTGGCGCAGGTGTACGAAGCCCTGGTGTTGGCGGTGCGCGATTACGTCACTAAAAACGGCTTTAAGGGCGCGGTACTGGGGTTGTCTGGCGGTATCGATTCGGCGCTGACGCTGGCGATTGCCGTCGATGCCTTGGGCAAAGATAAAGTGCAGGCGCTGATGATGCCGTTCCGCTACACCGCGGATATCAGTATCGCTGACGCCAAAGAAGAAGCTGAAATCCTCGGCATTGAATTCGACATCGTCTCTATTGAACCTATGTTCGACGCCTTTATGGGCCAGCTGACGCCAATGTTTGCCGGTACCGAACGCGACACCACCGAAGAGAACCTGCAGGCACGCTGCCGCGGCGTGGTGTTGATGGCGCTGTCCAACAAGCGCCGCAGCATCGTGTTGACCACCGGCAACAAAAGCGAGATGGCCGTAGGTTACGCCACGCTGTATGGTGATATGGCAGGTGGCTTCGACGTGCTGAAAGACGTACCGAAAACGCTAGTGTTCAAGCTGTCCGAATACCGTAACACCGTCTCATACGTGATCCCGCAGCGGGTTATCGATCGTCCACCGTCCGCAGAGCTGGCACCGGATCAGCTCGATCAGGACAGCCTGCCGCCGTACGACATTCTGGATGCAATCCTGGAAGGTTACGTCGAACGCGATAAGTCGGTTGCCGATCTGGTGGCCGAAGGCTTCGACGAGGCGATCGTGCGCAAGGTTATCCGCCTGGTGGATATCAACGAATACAAACGGCGTCAGGCCGCCGTCGGGCCACGCATCACCGCCCGCAATTTCGGCAAAGACCGCCGCTACCCAATCACATCCGGCTTTGGCCGCAAAAATTGGTAA